GAGCGGGCTTCCGGCCGCGATCGATTATCCGCTGCGCTTTCATCCCCTCACGGAACGCCTTCACCGGTGGGCCCGCTCCGGCTTGTGGGGTCCGCTTCGGCGGATAGCGATCGAAAACTACGCCCAAGACGAGGCCTTGGGGCCTGAGCACTGGTTCTGGGATCTCCGTCGATCCGGCGGGATCCTGGTCGAGCACGCTGTGCATTTTATCGATTTGGCCCAGGCGCTCGCCTCGGCCGCGCCGGTTCGAATCCGAGGGCTGGCCGCTGAGCGCGCCACAGGGGAGCGGGATCGCATGCTGCTGGAGGTGCTCTACGCCGACGGCATGATGATGACCCAATATCACGCCTTCGGCCGACCGGGGTTCTTTGAGCGCACCAGCTGGCGCTTCGTTTTCGACAGGTTGGAGCTCGAACTGGAGGGCTGGATCCCGCTTGTCGGGCGTCTGCGGGCTCTTGTGGATCCGATCGCGGAGCGGGAGCTATGCTCGCTGCCCAATTGGCAAGTGCTGCGGCGTTCATCCATAGCGGAGGCTGAAGATAACTCCCGTCCTCCAGGATGGGGCCAAGAGGGACTGGCCCGCAGAGACGCGCTCCACCGGCTGCGCGTGCACGGTCTTCCGTACGCGGCCGAAGCCCTGATAGAGGGAACTTTTGCCTTTCCGGAAAGCAAAGCCGAGCTTTACGCCCGCTGCGTGCAGGCCGCCCTGCTCGACCTTTTACAAGCCATGCGCATGCCCGGACATACCCTTCGGGCCCCGCTTGAGGTGGGGCTCGATAGCCTACACCTAGCCCTACAGGCCACCCGTTCCGCCCTGCAGGGCCCTTAACCCCCTTTTCTAGAGACGCCGAGGAGCCTTGACAAAGAGCCGGTGGCGTTATATATAGTGCCTAAAACGTTTTAATGAAATGCAAAAACGTCGTCCCACCATACGGGATGTGGCGGCTGAGGCGCGTGTTTCGGCCGCGACCGTATCGCTGGTCATGAGCGGCAAGGGCTATGTGCGGCCTGAGACGCGCGAACGTGTGCTGCGCGCAGCGCATCGGTTGGGCTATGTGCCCACACGGGCCGCGCAGGTCTTGGTGAGCCGCAAGACGGGTAACGTGGGTTTTGTGCTGCGGGAGGACCACTTTACGCGAAGCGAACCCTTCTATACGCGCATCTTTCTGGGGGCTGAATTTGAGGCCCGTCAGCAGAACTACTACGTGCTGCTCACTACGATCCCGCGCACGTACGATCCGGAACGGCACGTGCCGCGTTTCCTGTTGGAGCGCAATGTAGATGGGGTGCTCATCGCCGGCAAGGTCGACATAGCCTTTGTTGAACAGGTGGAGGCCGCGGGTCTGCCCTTGGTCTTGATCGACTTCGAAGTCGGGCAACGTCCGGCTGTGGTGATCGATAACGTTGGGGGAGCCCGTGCCGCCGTGCAACACTTGTTTGCGCGGGGACACCGACGGGTGGCTTTTGTGGGCGCCGACATGAGCCATCCGAGCATCGCCGGGCGCCTGGACGGCTACAGGTTAGCTTTTAGCGCAGCGGGTCTCGCCTTCGAGCCGGATTGGATCATCGCCGCCCCGGATCGAGAGCCCACTCGGGCTACGGGTTTAGAGCTTGGTCGGCGTTTGCTGGCTCTTCCGGAACGTCCAAGCGCGGTCTTTTGCGCCAACGATGCCTTGGCTCTGGGCGTGCTGGATGCGGCCGAAGAGGCCGGTCTGCGGCTGCCTCAGGAGTTAGCTGTGGTGGGTTTTGACGACGTCGACGGGGCCGCTAGCGCCCGTCCGCCGCTGACGACCGTGCGGGTTTTCAAGGAGCAGCTGGGGGAACTGGCGCTGCGCTATTTGCTAGAGCTGCTTGAGGAAAAAGGAGCAAGCGCCCCCCGATACGCCCGTCGGCAGCATGCGATCTCGGTGCCGACTGAACTGGTGCTGCGGGCTACAAGCTGAGCAGGCATCAAGCTGAAGGGATCGGTTTCCTTCAGCCAGCGCACAATAAACTAAGCGGAGGAGGCCAGGTTATGTGGAGGACGGTACAACCATGGCGTGGGCCCGCTTGGGGAGTCGTTGCATTTCTGCTGAGCGCCTCCTGGGCGCAAGCGCAGCAAGGTTGGGGTCATCTGTTGAGCCCGGAGTCTTCGTTTAATCTGCTCTCCAATGGCGGATTTGAGCTCGCCCGCCCCGCCTATTGGGAGCCCTCCGGGGCAGGGGCCACGTGGACGAGCGAGCGAGCCCGAACGCCGAACTATAGCCTCAAGCTCTCCGGCTCCGGGGCCGCCAGCTGGACGCAGCGGGAGGCCATCCGGAACTGGACCCCTCGGTTCCCGGGCAACGCCGAGCTCGTGGTGGGCGGTTGGGTCTGGATGGAGAACGTCAATACGAACCCCACCACGGATGCGGGCAAGTTCCAGCTCGTCTTTGAGTTTTTTGACCGCCAGGGCCGAAACCTGCTCGGCGGCCCGTTGGTGATCGACTTGCCTCAACAGCAGCCCTCTACGGGCCGGTGGGTGCAAGTGAGCAACGAATCCATCGGGCCCCTGATTCTGCCGGGCGACGCTACGAGCGCCCGCATCACCTTCCGAAAGGGCGCTAGCGCTGTCGGGACCGCCTACCTGGATGACGTCTTCATCCGGGCCAGGGCCCAGAACGTCTGGCCGGGGGATATCTTCAACGCCAACATGGACGTGCCCGAGGGCTGGTATTACTGGTGGAACAACTTCAGCGCGGGGCAATCCGACTGGCCGCAAAATCAGCCCTTCGTGGTGACCGCCACCACAGCAGGCATGCGCCGCGGATCGAGGGCTTTGCAGATGATCAAGCAGGATCAACCCGGGCAGACCGAGGCCGTGGCCATCTCGCAGCGAATGCCCGTCACGGTCGGAGAACCCTACTTGGTGAGCTTCTGGATGCGCTACGAGAACGTGGCCAACCCAGACCGGATCGGCACGCAAAACCACAACGTGGGTCTGACCGTCTTGTGGTACAACAACCTGCAGGGCGGCGCCGCCGGATGGGGCGAGATCGGTGGACTGGACATTCGGCTCAACGGCGACTACAACCCCATGGTCATCCCCTTGGCGCCCCGGCAGGCCTCGGCGGGATGGACGCAATACGCCTTCGTCGTCTATCCTCGGGAGGGCGCCGTGGGCATGGAGATCCGCCTGCGCCAATGGCACGATTTCAAGGGAACCACGTACTGGGACGACGTGGTGGTGGCCAAGGTCTCCGATGTCGTTGCGGCCCTACCCAATCTGCTCTCCAACGGCGGATTTGAGATCTTCCGTCCCGCTTACTGGGAGCCTTCTGGGGCCGGGGCCACCTGGACAAGCGAGCGCTACCGCACCCCGAACTATAGCCTCAAGCTCTCCGGCTCCGGGGCCGCCAGCTGGACGCAGCGGGAGGCCGTACGCAACTGGGTGGAGGGCATCCCCGGCTGGCGCAACCCGGAGATCGAGGTGGGCGGCTGGGTCTGGACGGAGAACGTCAATACGAACCCCACCACGGATGCGGGCAAGTTCCAGCTCGTCTTTGAGTTTTTCGACGCTCAGGGGCGCGATGTGCTGGGTGGACCCGTGATTTTGGATGTTCCGCAGGCTCAGGCTTCCACCGGGGGGTGGGTGGAGATCTCCAGCCGCAGGCTCGGCCCGATCATATTCCCCGGCGAGAAGGCCGCGCGCAGAGCCCGCATCACGTTCCGTAAAGGGGCTAATGCGACCGGTACGGTCTATTTGGACGACGTTTTCATTCGTAAGGTCAACCCAAGCGTAGAAGGATGGCCCGGGGACTTTTTCAACGCCAACATGGACGTGCCCGAGGGCTGGTACTACTGGTGGCTGGATTTCCCCTTGGGCAAGTCCGATTGGCCACAGAATCAGCCCTTCGTGGTGACCTTGAATGAGGCCGTAAAGTTTCAAGGTTCTTATAGCGTGCGCATGACCAAACGCGATCGGCCGGGTGCCTCCGAAGCTGTCGTGATCAGCCAGCGCGTGCCCATCACGCCCGGTCAACCCGTGTTGGTCAGCTACCGGTTGCGCCACGATGGGGTGCTCAACCCGGACTCGATCGGGCTCGGCAACTACAACGTGGGGCTGACCGCGCTCTGGTACACGAACCTGCAGGGCGGGGCCGCCGGATGGGGTGAGCGCGGCGGGGTAGACGTTCGGCTCAACGGCGACTACAACCCTATGGTCATCCCCCTGGCGCCCCGGCAGGCCTCAGCGGATTGGCGACATTACGCGATCGTCTTCTATCCGCCCGCGGATCCCCAGATCGTGGGCATGGAGCTGCGGCTTCGCCAATGGCACAACTTCTCCGGGACCACGTACTGGGATAACGTGGCGATCGTCCCCCTAGGTGGCGACCGGCTCTTTGTGTCCAACCAAGATCCGGTTCAGCTGGAGGTTCCGGAGCACCTGTACCTGCACCCGAATTACCCGAACCCGTTCCGGTTGGAGACGACGATCCGTTTCGAGCTGCCGCGCTCGGAATACGTGCGCCTGGAGGTTTACAACCTGCTCGGCCAGCGCGTGGCCGTACTCGTGGAAGGCCCCATGCCGACGGGTCGCCATGAGGTGCGTTTCCATGCCGGGGCGCTGCCAAGCGGCGTCTACCTGTACCGGCTGGAGGCTGGAGACCGGGTGGAGGTGCGCAAGATGACCCTCCTCAAATAAATCCCCGTGGGCCGAGGTCCCTGACCGGCCTCGGCCCCTTCAAAAAGGCCGGCCTATAAGGGATGCGTCGGAGTATGCGGGCGCTCGGATGGCTTGCTCTTGGCGGACTGCTTGCTTCGCCTGCCTGGGCGGGCACAACAGGCAAGATCGCCGGTCGCGTTACGGATGCGCGCACGGGCGAACCTCTGCCCGGGGTCAACGTGGTCATCGTGGGCACGCTGCAGGGCGCAGCTACGGACGCGGAGGGCTACTATACGATTCTAAACGTCAAGCCCGGCACCTACGCGGTGCGGGCCTCCTTTGTGGGTTATGCTCCGCAGACCGTCGAGAACGTGCGGGTGCAGATCGACAAGACCACGATCGTGAACTTCGCTCTTCGTGAGGAGGCCGTGCAGACGCAAGAGGTCGTCATCACGGCCCAGCGACCCCTTGTGCAGCGGGATCTCACGGCCACGGCCACAGCCGTATCGGCTCAGGAGCTAGCCGTTTTGCCCGTGGAGAACTTTCAAGACGTGATCAACTTGCAGGCGGGCGTCGTAGAGGGCCGCTTCCGGGGGGGAAGGTTGGGGGAGGTGGCCTACATGGTCGACGGGATCCCAATCAACGATGTCTTTTCACGCAGTTTCGCCTTTCAGGTACAGAACAACGCCATTCAGGAGCTTGAGATCATCTCCGGCACCTTCAACGCCGAATACGGGCAGGCCATGTCGGGCGTGGTCAATATCGTCACCCGGGATGGAGGGGACCGATACGCGGGATCGGCAAGCGTCTACGTCGGTTCCTACGTAAGCCGGGAAGGGCAGCTTTTCCCACATCTTACTCCCATCCGGCCCAACCGAGCCCGAGAGTGGCAGGGGCTCTTTAGCGGCCCTGTTCCGGTCTTGGGCCGGCGTGCCGCGTTTTTCCTCTCCGGCCGTTACGCCTACAACGAGGGGCATTTGTTTGGGCGCCGCATCGTGCGGCCCGTAAGCTGGCGAGAAGGCGAAGGTACCTGGGTCGACGTGCAGGGCCGACGGGTTTTCGTGCCCGCTCTGGGCGATAGCGCCTGGGTTCCGATGAACTGGAGCGAACAGCTCACCTGGCAGGGCAAGCTCACGATCCGGCCTTGGGGCGGAAACCGGCTTTCGGTAAGTGGGCTTTGGCAACAAGACCGGGGCAAAGCCTACGATCACCTGTTCCGCTACAACCCCGACGGCTTGCCTACCCGCTACAGCACCGCCTGGTCGGCTACGGCCACGTATACACACGTCTTTAGCCCGCGCGCCTTCGCCGAGCTTAAAGGGGCTCGCTTTCGCAACGAGCTCCGCTCCTACGTCTACGAAGACCCCTTAGATCCC
The DNA window shown above is from Bacteroidota bacterium and carries:
- a CDS encoding Gfo/Idh/MocA family oxidoreductase, whose protein sequence is MRIGIAGYGGFGQFLHEAWRALAEVEVLAVATLSPQGRDLAVARGVRAYSDWRSLVRDPEVELVAVATPPDLHAPVACAALRAGKPVLVEKPLAVNLSQARRILRARDLSGLPAAIDYPLRFHPLTERLHRWARSGLWGPLRRIAIENYAQDEALGPEHWFWDLRRSGGILVEHAVHFIDLAQALASAAPVRIRGLAAERATGERDRMLLEVLYADGMMMTQYHAFGRPGFFERTSWRFVFDRLELELEGWIPLVGRLRALVDPIAERELCSLPNWQVLRRSSIAEAEDNSRPPGWGQEGLARRDALHRLRVHGLPYAAEALIEGTFAFPESKAELYARCVQAALLDLLQAMRMPGHTLRAPLEVGLDSLHLALQATRSALQGP
- a CDS encoding LacI family transcriptional regulator; translation: MQKRRPTIRDVAAEARVSAATVSLVMSGKGYVRPETRERVLRAAHRLGYVPTRAAQVLVSRKTGNVGFVLREDHFTRSEPFYTRIFLGAEFEARQQNYYVLLTTIPRTYDPERHVPRFLLERNVDGVLIAGKVDIAFVEQVEAAGLPLVLIDFEVGQRPAVVIDNVGGARAAVQHLFARGHRRVAFVGADMSHPSIAGRLDGYRLAFSAAGLAFEPDWIIAAPDREPTRATGLELGRRLLALPERPSAVFCANDALALGVLDAAEEAGLRLPQELAVVGFDDVDGAASARPPLTTVRVFKEQLGELALRYLLELLEEKGASAPRYARRQHAISVPTELVLRATS
- a CDS encoding T9SS type A sorting domain-containing protein, translated to MWRTVQPWRGPAWGVVAFLLSASWAQAQQGWGHLLSPESSFNLLSNGGFELARPAYWEPSGAGATWTSERARTPNYSLKLSGSGAASWTQREAIRNWTPRFPGNAELVVGGWVWMENVNTNPTTDAGKFQLVFEFFDRQGRNLLGGPLVIDLPQQQPSTGRWVQVSNESIGPLILPGDATSARITFRKGASAVGTAYLDDVFIRARAQNVWPGDIFNANMDVPEGWYYWWNNFSAGQSDWPQNQPFVVTATTAGMRRGSRALQMIKQDQPGQTEAVAISQRMPVTVGEPYLVSFWMRYENVANPDRIGTQNHNVGLTVLWYNNLQGGAAGWGEIGGLDIRLNGDYNPMVIPLAPRQASAGWTQYAFVVYPREGAVGMEIRLRQWHDFKGTTYWDDVVVAKVSDVVAALPNLLSNGGFEIFRPAYWEPSGAGATWTSERYRTPNYSLKLSGSGAASWTQREAVRNWVEGIPGWRNPEIEVGGWVWTENVNTNPTTDAGKFQLVFEFFDAQGRDVLGGPVILDVPQAQASTGGWVEISSRRLGPIIFPGEKAARRARITFRKGANATGTVYLDDVFIRKVNPSVEGWPGDFFNANMDVPEGWYYWWLDFPLGKSDWPQNQPFVVTLNEAVKFQGSYSVRMTKRDRPGASEAVVISQRVPITPGQPVLVSYRLRHDGVLNPDSIGLGNYNVGLTALWYTNLQGGAAGWGERGGVDVRLNGDYNPMVIPLAPRQASADWRHYAIVFYPPADPQIVGMELRLRQWHNFSGTTYWDNVAIVPLGGDRLFVSNQDPVQLEVPEHLYLHPNYPNPFRLETTIRFELPRSEYVRLEVYNLLGQRVAVLVEGPMPTGRHEVRFHAGALPSGVYLYRLEAGDRVEVRKMTLLK